The following proteins are co-located in the Desulfurococcus amylolyticus Z-533 genome:
- a CDS encoding site-2 protease family protein: MKRLDILYIFIASLLAFWIVVNLFYRYFLAGKYSSIEIHGYVVLVIKRKTEGRASPSGEARFLHNIVLTILYFISLTLFFYMVGISILNRLYIGSTGVVVLVPGVNVVGMDALLFIIAASISASLHELFHARLAIRNGIPVKSFGIMLALIIPLAYVEVEEEEFRRTRILKRLGVLSAGVAVNLILATVSLVLLTLATSPIGMLVTDVEPGSPAYRYGIHAYDVITSINGSLVKSINDIPVVKMIAKPTSLNLTVWRRDTGYVNLVIPIGVNDERIGIYLSSSPRIELLEYLGGLPAFLLYKFLLWMYTINLSLSILNAAPLFITDGGRIINELAGNKYGNIINIIGVIILLLILLP; encoded by the coding sequence GTGAAACGCTTGGATATACTATACATCTTTATTGCTTCACTGCTAGCGTTTTGGATTGTCGTGAACTTGTTTTATAGGTACTTCCTTGCGGGTAAGTATAGTAGTATTGAGATACATGGGTATGTAGTGTTAGTGATCAAGAGAAAGACAGAGGGGAGGGCTTCTCCCTCTGGGGAGGCTAGGTTTCTGCATAATATAGTTCTAACAATACTCTACTTCATCTCCCTGACTCTATTCTTCTATATGGTGGGTATCTCCATACTCAATAGGCTCTATATAGGTAGTACAGGGGTTGTAGTACTCGTACCCGGGGTAAACGTTGTTGGCATGGATGCATTACTATTCATTATTGCTGCAAGCATTAGTGCATCACTACATGAACTCTTCCATGCGCGGTTGGCTATAAGGAACGGTATACCAGTTAAATCCTTCGGCATCATGCTCGCCCTCATCATACCACTCGCATACGTGGAGGTTGAGGAAGAGGAGTTCCGGAGAACTAGGATTTTAAAGCGTCTCGGAGTTCTTTCAGCTGGTGTCGCGGTAAACCTTATCCTAGCAACAGTATCCCTTGTACTATTAACACTAGCAACGTCTCCAATAGGTATGTTAGTGACCGATGTGGAACCAGGGAGCCCAGCATACAGATATGGTATACATGCATACGATGTGATTACGAGTATAAATGGGAGTCTGGTTAAAAGTATAAACGATATACCTGTTGTCAAGATGATCGCAAAGCCGACATCGCTTAATTTAACTGTTTGGAGAAGGGATACAGGTTACGTGAATTTAGTCATCCCTATTGGAGTGAATGATGAGAGGATAGGGATATACTTGTCTAGCTCGCCTAGAATAGAGCTCCTCGAGTACTTAGGCGGGTTACCCGCGTTCCTACTCTACAAGTTCTTACTATGGATGTACACGATTAACTTAAGCCTCTCAATACTTAATGCCGCACCATTATTCATAACCGATGGTGGTAGAATAATCAACGAGCTCGCTGGAAACAAGTATGGAAACATAATAAACATCATCGGCGTAATAATACTGCTCTTAATACTGCTCCCATAG
- a CDS encoding threonine synthase — translation MKWKCNHCGFEADAFSEYHWRCPRCGGPLDLVYDGKLEKTSSKNIWEKYGGTIPLKPEKTRREGNTPLVEEKIDGMTLLFKLEYLNPGGSFKDRGSALAIYYAYKLGFKNVIEDTSGNTGISVALYSRLYDLKTRIYMPKTAPPGKKKVIKALDAEIIEAPTRGDAAEMVLKEALTGAYYVAHTWSYFYIMGASTIAWEVLEEDVPDYVISPIGSGGLFLGLVKGFEKALEAGWITKMPRFIGVQGYSTQPVYKAFKGVTQPGEDSSLADGIMVPNPPRLNEIVNALHKYQGDVILVGNTEILRAWRELWELGFLVEPTSASIYAALEKIKNQLSGKKVLLVLTGSGLKNIPDI, via the coding sequence ATGAAGTGGAAGTGTAACCATTGTGGTTTCGAGGCTGACGCGTTTAGTGAATACCATTGGAGATGTCCTCGTTGTGGTGGACCCCTAGATCTTGTTTACGATGGTAAGCTTGAGAAAACCAGCTCGAAGAATATCTGGGAGAAATATGGCGGTACAATACCTTTGAAACCAGAGAAGACAAGGAGGGAGGGTAACACACCACTAGTTGAGGAGAAAATCGATGGAATGACACTTCTCTTCAAGCTTGAATACCTTAATCCAGGCGGTAGCTTCAAGGACCGGGGTTCAGCACTAGCCATATACTATGCCTATAAATTAGGCTTCAAGAATGTTATCGAGGATACCAGCGGTAACACAGGTATCTCGGTAGCCCTCTACTCAAGACTCTACGATTTAAAGACAAGAATATACATGCCTAAAACAGCCCCACCAGGTAAAAAGAAGGTCATCAAGGCGCTCGATGCGGAAATAATTGAGGCCCCTACGCGAGGCGATGCAGCTGAAATGGTTTTAAAGGAGGCACTTACGGGAGCATACTACGTGGCACATACTTGGAGCTACTTCTATATAATGGGGGCGTCCACAATAGCCTGGGAGGTTCTCGAAGAGGATGTACCCGACTACGTTATATCGCCAATAGGATCAGGCGGCTTATTCCTTGGATTAGTAAAAGGATTCGAGAAGGCCCTTGAAGCAGGCTGGATAACCAAGATGCCTAGATTCATAGGTGTTCAAGGCTATAGCACACAACCAGTTTATAAAGCATTTAAAGGAGTCACTCAGCCAGGAGAGGACTCGAGTCTCGCGGATGGAATAATGGTTCCAAACCCGCCTAGACTGAATGAAATAGTTAATGCGTTGCATAAATACCAGGGAGACGTCATCCTAGTCGGCAATACCGAAATACTGAGGGCATGGAGGGAACTATGGGAGCTTGGATTCCTTGTAGAACCAACCTCTGCATCCATTTATGCTGCACTAGAAAAGATTAAGAACCAGCTTTCAGGCAAGAAAGTACTACTAGTATTAACAGGCTCAGGGCTGAAAAACATACCAGATATCTAG
- a CDS encoding 30S ribosomal protein S26e, translating to MPKKRESRGRRKGDKGKVGYVQCDQCGRRVPEDKAICVTRMYSPVPPQLAEELEKKGAIIQKYPVRKCYCISCAVHLGIVKVRPEEERKEKPAFT from the coding sequence ATGCCGAAAAAGAGGGAGAGTAGAGGTAGGAGGAAAGGAGATAAGGGTAAAGTAGGATATGTACAATGTGATCAGTGTGGGAGGAGGGTTCCGGAGGATAAGGCTATATGTGTTACAAGAATGTATAGCCCCGTACCTCCCCAGCTAGCCGAGGAGCTTGAGAAGAAAGGGGCAATAATACAGAAATACCCGGTGAGGAAATGTTATTGTATATCATGTGCAGTGCACTTAGGCATAGTGAAAGTACGTCCCGAGGAAGAAAGAAAGGAGAAACCTGCATTCACCTAA
- a CDS encoding type II toxin-antitoxin system VapC family toxin: MIYVDTSVIVAALDPMDPRRDEARKTLEAHEDKVVSELVVTELASILARQHNLLTTVKDKLEISERVTLIAIILYIMKRFNFRYINVKGSSRSPIGRFYKPLAYGIELTGKLRLKTLDLLHLAYIKAMKEQGAQIHALLTADADFKNSEEDIRKALGITIKLLSSSPS, from the coding sequence TTGATCTACGTTGACACAAGTGTGATTGTTGCTGCTCTTGACCCAATGGATCCTAGAAGAGATGAGGCAAGAAAAACTCTAGAAGCCCATGAAGATAAAGTAGTGTCTGAGCTAGTGGTAACTGAACTTGCAAGCATACTTGCTAGACAACATAACCTACTTACCACTGTAAAAGATAAGCTAGAAATAAGTGAGCGTGTAACACTCATAGCCATTATCCTGTATATTATGAAAAGGTTTAACTTTAGGTATATCAATGTGAAAGGGTCTTCGAGAAGCCCAATTGGTCGATTCTATAAGCCCTTGGCGTATGGGATAGAATTAACAGGGAAATTGAGGCTTAAAACACTTGATCTACTTCACCTGGCTTACATTAAGGCCATGAAAGAACAAGGTGCACAGATACACGCTCTACTAACAGCTGATGCGGACTTTAAAAACAGCGAAGAAGACATTAGGAAAGCTCTTGGAATAACGATTAAACTATTGTCCTCCTCCCCGTCCTGA
- a CDS encoding ribbon-helix-helix domain-containing protein, with protein MGSRVVPVRLDDETLRLIDELVNLGVYNSRSEALRDLIRIGVKRVGRVKVIIEAVDKLFELEEDEGDIPIKLEGSLKQLLAERERF; from the coding sequence ATGGGTAGTAGGGTTGTTCCTGTTAGACTCGATGATGAAACGTTGAGACTTATTGATGAGCTCGTGAATCTAGGTGTTTATAATTCAAGAAGCGAGGCTTTAAGGGACTTGATTAGGATTGGCGTTAAGCGTGTTGGAAGAGTTAAAGTAATCATTGAGGCTGTAGACAAGCTTTTCGAGCTAGAGGAAGATGAGGGGGATATACCGATTAAACTCGAAGGTTCTCTGAAACAGTTACTAGCTGAACGGGAGAGGTTTTAA
- a CDS encoding protein-lysine N-methyltransferase: protein MYFVPFVPTPYPVVREMLKLAGAGKDDILYDLGCGDGRILVVAVKEFNVKKAVGIERDSERVKEAVRRINEEGISDKAIVIQGDFFETDISEATIVTLFLLTSVNEVLRPKFDKELRDGTRIVSHEFRIPGWKHEKMIEVRDDNGLTHVVYLYIKGRHL, encoded by the coding sequence ATGTACTTTGTCCCATTCGTTCCTACGCCCTATCCTGTTGTTAGGGAAATGCTTAAGCTTGCCGGTGCAGGCAAGGATGATATATTATATGACTTGGGATGCGGTGATGGACGCATCCTCGTAGTAGCTGTGAAAGAGTTTAACGTGAAGAAGGCTGTCGGGATCGAGAGAGATAGTGAGAGGGTTAAAGAGGCTGTGAGAAGGATAAACGAGGAGGGGATAAGTGATAAAGCAATAGTTATACAGGGAGACTTCTTCGAAACCGATATCAGTGAGGCAACGATAGTAACGCTTTTCCTATTAACATCCGTCAACGAGGTGCTACGCCCCAAGTTCGATAAAGAGCTAAGAGATGGAACCAGGATCGTGAGCCACGAGTTCAGGATACCTGGCTGGAAGCATGAGAAAATGATTGAGGTAAGGGATGATAACGGCTTAACACATGTAGTGTACCTATATATTAAAGGTAGGCATCTGTAG
- a CDS encoding tRNA (adenine-N1)-methyltransferase produces the protein MSAGDIISENDDVLIVFDEKRRFIVKARKEGVLGTDKGVVRLSDLIGKPYGSIVKTSRGIEVLILKPLPFDYSLLVQRVTQVIYPKDAGLMIYLSGIKPGSKIGEAGVGSGALTVMLASIIGDGGLLYGFDISEKSLENTKTRLERVGLINRVRLLKHDIREPVSLGETLDSFFLDIPDPWNAVNTVAGLIKTSGTLLVYVPTINQVEKTVLKLQESGCFTDIHSYEVLLREYKVDRDAVRPFTRMVGHTGYIIFARRIKCNLGT, from the coding sequence ATGAGTGCAGGCGATATAATAAGTGAAAACGACGATGTATTAATAGTGTTTGATGAGAAAAGGAGGTTTATTGTTAAGGCTAGGAAAGAAGGAGTCCTAGGTACAGATAAAGGGGTTGTAAGGCTCAGTGATTTGATTGGGAAACCATATGGCTCCATTGTTAAAACCTCGAGAGGAATAGAAGTACTGATTCTTAAACCCCTTCCATTCGACTATTCCCTACTAGTTCAACGTGTAACACAAGTGATTTACCCGAAGGATGCCGGCTTAATGATCTACCTCTCAGGAATCAAACCCGGCTCTAAAATAGGTGAAGCCGGAGTTGGCTCTGGAGCACTCACAGTAATGCTGGCTAGTATTATTGGGGATGGTGGGTTGCTATATGGATTCGATATCTCTGAGAAAAGCCTCGAAAACACGAAGACCAGGCTTGAGAGGGTTGGCTTAATCAATAGGGTTAGATTACTTAAGCATGATATAAGGGAACCGGTCTCACTAGGCGAGACCCTCGACTCATTCTTCCTGGATATACCAGATCCCTGGAACGCTGTAAACACCGTTGCAGGGTTAATAAAGACAAGCGGGACGCTATTAGTCTATGTTCCAACGATTAACCAGGTTGAAAAAACAGTGTTGAAACTACAGGAATCCGGTTGTTTCACCGATATACATTCCTATGAAGTATTACTTAGAGAGTATAAAGTAGATAGGGATGCGGTTAGGCCCTTCACCAGGATGGTGGGTCACACAGGGTACATCATCTTCGCTAGGAGGATCAAGTGTAATTTAGGCACCTAA
- a CDS encoding DNA-binding protein has protein sequence MNTFIFSIKPVYAYRIFTGVKKFELRRFLGLYVDEGDRVILYVTGRVKAVMGEFTAGRVIKGHPEYIWKKLRSLGDIGVSGEDYSYISGSKNAMAIEVVNPLMYRQPIKLVVLRRIFPDFNPPMSMRILDPFDPVVKIVFDKARGLSMSNTG, from the coding sequence ATGAATACGTTCATCTTCAGTATTAAGCCAGTGTACGCTTACAGGATATTCACGGGAGTTAAGAAGTTTGAGTTAAGGAGGTTTCTCGGCTTATATGTAGATGAAGGCGATAGAGTAATACTATATGTAACCGGGAGAGTGAAGGCCGTTATGGGCGAGTTCACTGCCGGTAGAGTTATAAAGGGACATCCCGAATACATTTGGAAAAAACTCAGGTCTCTAGGCGATATAGGGGTCTCCGGCGAGGACTACAGTTATATAAGTGGCTCGAAAAACGCTATGGCAATTGAGGTAGTGAATCCTCTAATGTATAGGCAACCAATAAAACTCGTTGTGCTGAGGAGGATCTTTCCTGACTTCAACCCACCTATGAGTATGAGAATTCTAGACCCCTTTGATCCAGTAGTTAAAATAGTTTTCGATAAGGCACGTGGACTCTCCATGAGTAATACAGGATAG
- a CDS encoding ribbon-helix-helix domain-containing protein: MSGVMPKMRLITVKMPELYVEGIDELVRIGRYSSRSEVIRVAIRDLLKKELWIREASEI; this comes from the coding sequence ATGTCGGGTGTTATGCCAAAGATGCGTTTAATCACGGTGAAAATGCCTGAGCTCTACGTTGAAGGGATAGATGAGCTGGTCAGAATAGGTAGGTATAGTAGTAGGAGCGAGGTTATAAGGGTAGCGATCAGGGATCTACTAAAGAAGGAGCTCTGGATCAGGGAGGCCTCCGAGATATAG